One window of Methanothermobacter thermautotrophicus genomic DNA carries:
- a CDS encoding EhbH — protein MSESLRGLMATVALGLFGVTLFDAIIDLSNMINPGISIIYNYLGTKIAPNMVTVVVFDWRAYDTLGEALILVTAVLVTLLVFGRGKVQMGSSDKGGKDR, from the coding sequence GTGTCTGAATCACTCAGGGGCCTCATGGCCACAGTGGCACTTGGACTATTCGGAGTGACACTATTCGATGCCATAATAGACCTCAGCAACATGATAAACCCTGGTATAAGCATCATATACAACTACCTGGGGACCAAGATAGCCCCTAACATGGTTACCGTTGTTGTGTTTGACTGGAGGGCCTACGATACCCTCGGGGAGGCCCTTATACTCGTAACAGCGGTACTGGTAACCCTTCTGGTCTTTGGAAGGGGTAAGGTTCAGATGGGGAGTTCAGATAAGGGAGGGAAGGACAGATGA
- a CDS encoding NADH-quinone oxidoreductase subunit B family protein yields MGLKSFSRARAVHAMLVYTGGCNGCDIEIVNAVFSPKYDAEQYKIFLTWNPREADVLIVTGPVTKQNEEPLKAIYNAIPEPKAVIAAGACALMGGVYKNIHGDIPSEEICGPVDQVIPVDARVPGCAVRPEDVLAAAVAALPKLLEAD; encoded by the coding sequence ATGGGTCTTAAATCTTTTTCAAGGGCAAGGGCAGTACATGCAATGCTCGTATACACAGGTGGATGCAATGGCTGCGACATAGAGATAGTAAACGCAGTCTTCTCACCAAAATATGATGCTGAACAGTACAAGATATTCCTCACATGGAACCCAAGGGAGGCCGATGTCCTCATAGTAACGGGGCCCGTGACAAAGCAGAACGAGGAACCACTGAAAGCCATATATAATGCAATACCCGAACCAAAGGCGGTTATAGCTGCAGGGGCATGCGCACTCATGGGTGGCGTCTACAAGAACATACACGGGGACATACCATCTGAGGAGATCTGCGGCCCTGTTGACCAGGTCATACCAGTTGATGCCAGGGTTCCGGGCTGTGCGGTGAGACCAGAGGACGTCCTCGCAGCCGCAGTCGCAGCACTTCCAAAACTGCTGGAGGCGGATTGA
- a CDS encoding DUF2109 family protein: protein MYLVILRSAVLFISSILVILAALGILRFRDDVKRVLYARIHILGIADVACILALLALGEPLLAATYFILAPFVSHAIANAHHYGEGD from the coding sequence ATGTATCTTGTAATCCTGAGATCAGCGGTCCTCTTCATATCATCCATACTCGTGATACTCGCAGCCCTGGGGATACTCAGGTTCAGGGATGACGTCAAGCGTGTCCTGTATGCCCGGATTCATATCTTGGGGATAGCTGACGTGGCATGCATACTCGCCCTTCTTGCACTTGGCGAGCCACTCCTGGCAGCCACTTACTTCATACTGGCGCCCTTCGTGTCCCATGCAATAGCCAACGCCCACCACTATGGGGAGGGAGATTAG
- a CDS encoding DUF4040 domain-containing protein, with product MIEYVIMIIAILGAVVALVQRDLLKAAILTGVPGAAIAALYQLLLAPDVALTQAIVGSAIIPVFFALAAYRTMRMEEE from the coding sequence ATGATTGAGTACGTGATAATGATCATAGCAATACTCGGAGCGGTAGTGGCCCTTGTCCAGAGGGACCTCCTCAAGGCAGCCATACTTACAGGGGTCCCGGGGGCAGCAATAGCCGCCCTATACCAGTTACTCCTTGCACCAGACGTTGCCCTGACACAGGCCATAGTCGGGTCAGCGATAATACCGGTATTCTTTGCCCTTGCAGCCTACAGGACAATGAGAATGGAGGAAGAATGA
- a CDS encoding energy-converting hydrogenase B subunit G, EhbG — protein MNFYDEIINRIRKVTGERGEGESNISVSAALTAEITFISAVLIAAVMLRKLNFILMVIAVLLLAAVLLTSFPLSARLRTEQGDGFSTMIFYVLLTLGILVSIFYWGGAGV, from the coding sequence ATGAACTTCTATGATGAGATAATCAACAGGATAAGGAAGGTTACAGGAGAGAGAGGGGAAGGTGAGAGCAACATCTCAGTTTCAGCCGCCCTCACAGCCGAGATAACATTCATATCAGCGGTCCTAATAGCCGCGGTGATGCTCAGAAAGCTGAACTTCATCCTCATGGTCATCGCGGTTCTCTTACTTGCAGCGGTTCTGCTGACATCCTTTCCGTTGTCGGCGAGGCTCAGGACAGAGCAGGGGGACGGTTTCAGTACAATGATATTCTACGTCCTCCTGACACTTGGGATACTGGTATCCATATTCTACTGGGGTGGTGCCGGTGTCTGA
- a CDS encoding 4Fe-4S binding protein — MFISTGKCEGLGECVKACPTEAIRMIDGRAFSCITCGACMEACPNKAIRRNRYGGYVVDRAKCNACGVCEMTCPVNSIKIEDGVVKGICARCGLCVDACPLGARVDAFDLIEDRQLRFLESLNLAVKPPVKRTPRSSEATRVNVVTDTEKCTLCRRCQYYCPTGAIIADTEEGVCTKCRVCEDVCPVGAIEDLEIDPEKCTLCLKCMRECPSNAIYIDDFKVKIRRSEARGEGSIVSCLNCGLCAESCEKGALRMVDGRLRHDPTLCRDCDETPCIDACPVGTLRMVDGELRGYCVSCGRCVKACDVSEARSFQTVRWDGSVSEDCISCGICSEICPVDAITLKRGSIEVDTDRCILCEKCGIHCPVDAIPRTTMKKRSIKGGFTLIDQRLCIGCGLCLDVCPEDAISRDESGLMFVDDDRCIHCGACSNICPARAVIFEREFASD; from the coding sequence ATGTTCATATCAACAGGAAAATGTGAGGGACTCGGGGAATGTGTTAAGGCATGCCCGACGGAAGCCATAAGGATGATTGATGGGAGGGCCTTCAGCTGCATAACCTGTGGCGCCTGCATGGAGGCCTGCCCCAACAAGGCAATACGCAGGAACAGGTACGGTGGATACGTGGTTGACAGGGCCAAGTGCAATGCCTGTGGTGTATGTGAGATGACCTGCCCTGTTAACAGTATAAAAATAGAGGATGGTGTTGTTAAGGGCATATGTGCAAGGTGCGGCCTCTGTGTGGATGCATGTCCACTAGGTGCAAGGGTGGATGCCTTTGACCTCATAGAGGACAGACAGCTTCGATTCCTTGAATCACTGAATCTTGCAGTTAAACCGCCGGTTAAGAGGACTCCAAGGAGTTCTGAGGCCACCAGGGTCAATGTGGTCACCGACACAGAGAAATGCACCCTCTGCAGGAGGTGTCAGTACTACTGCCCCACAGGTGCCATTATTGCTGATACTGAGGAGGGGGTATGCACCAAGTGCCGTGTCTGTGAGGATGTCTGCCCGGTTGGTGCCATAGAGGACCTCGAAATCGACCCTGAAAAATGCACCCTCTGCCTCAAATGCATGAGGGAATGCCCCAGCAATGCAATATACATTGACGACTTCAAGGTGAAAATAAGGAGGTCAGAGGCGAGGGGTGAGGGCAGCATAGTGTCCTGTCTCAACTGCGGCCTCTGTGCGGAGTCCTGCGAGAAGGGCGCCCTGAGGATGGTTGATGGCAGATTAAGACATGACCCAACACTCTGCAGGGACTGTGATGAGACACCATGCATTGATGCATGCCCTGTGGGCACACTACGGATGGTTGATGGGGAGCTCAGGGGCTACTGTGTTTCATGCGGCCGGTGCGTTAAGGCCTGTGATGTTAGCGAGGCAAGGAGCTTCCAGACTGTCAGATGGGACGGATCGGTCTCAGAGGACTGCATATCCTGCGGGATCTGCTCCGAGATATGTCCAGTGGACGCCATAACCCTGAAAAGGGGATCCATAGAGGTGGATACCGACAGATGCATACTGTGTGAGAAGTGCGGTATACACTGCCCTGTCGATGCAATACCAAGAACGACCATGAAGAAGAGGAGTATAAAGGGTGGATTCACCCTCATAGACCAGAGGCTGTGCATAGGGTGCGGTCTCTGCCTGGATGTGTGTCCCGAGGATGCCATATCAAGGGATGAAAGCGGATTGATGTTTGTTGATGATGATAGGTGCATACACTGCGGTGCATGCTCCAACATATGCCCTGCAAGGGCAGTGATATTTGAGAGGGAATTTGCATCAGATTAA
- a CDS encoding 4Fe-4S dicluster domain-containing protein, which translates to MKNLLRIMLEGAYTNLKRIFLAADRVTDMELRRRILEGRVEPEPKVAEVSCIGCAGCSNACPTGAIEMRDLDEPVEIIEGLVKKQVPVLNSEKCVHCYYCHDFCPLYALFGEAGTIHPNDVGDVDFDAGRVLQKPVKISEDKLRFISHFLADKSVMKTETLAETARRIR; encoded by the coding sequence GTGAAGAATCTTCTAAGGATAATGCTGGAGGGAGCCTACACCAACCTCAAGAGGATATTCCTTGCAGCGGACCGTGTAACGGATATGGAACTGCGAAGGAGAATCCTTGAGGGGCGGGTGGAACCTGAACCCAAGGTCGCCGAGGTCTCATGCATAGGCTGCGCCGGGTGCTCCAATGCCTGCCCCACAGGTGCCATTGAGATGAGGGACCTGGATGAACCCGTTGAGATAATCGAGGGTCTCGTGAAGAAGCAGGTACCGGTACTGAACAGCGAAAAATGTGTGCACTGTTACTACTGCCACGACTTCTGCCCGCTCTACGCACTCTTCGGCGAAGCAGGGACCATACACCCCAACGATGTGGGGGATGTCGATTTCGATGCTGGAAGGGTGCTCCAGAAACCCGTTAAGATATCAGAGGATAAACTAAGATTCATATCCCATTTTCTGGCTGATAAGAGCGTTATGAAGACAGAAACCCTTGCAGAGACCGCAAGGAGGATCAGGTGA
- a CDS encoding energy-converting hydrogenase B subunit J, whose product MFAGPIIFGFILGFILGSRIRDDMFPPSSYLVVILALIIVAWNLGPFPYYTDLPIATGFVAAAAGIMAGRILLGR is encoded by the coding sequence ATGTTTGCAGGACCAATAATCTTTGGATTTATACTGGGTTTCATACTCGGAAGCAGGATAAGGGATGACATGTTCCCGCCGTCATCCTACCTTGTGGTGATCCTTGCACTCATCATCGTGGCCTGGAACCTCGGTCCATTTCCTTACTACACGGACCTACCAATAGCCACGGGATTTGTGGCTGCTGCAGCAGGTATAATGGCGGGCAGGATCCTACTTGGACGCTGA
- a CDS encoding respiratory chain complex I subunit 1 family protein, with product MDPSYSAVTVLGTLILGLLVSLWLPGIERKFVHARIQQRIGPPLSSPGLMAALKFFYKKTVRPSSPLPGLYNSLPIMGFISALLILLFLIPPMYSLGALASLVAIVGFLKIEEVIYVFMGSLSRSVMSMGMPFPDLARGAKHPDVNRYFLEDLSSMRAFRLIASGSFPIYLAIFVPAVLSGSIFLKDIVAYQAVHGPVIFTMAGVIGAVVFFIGYMILLNEYPFAILKTKADVIEGPYMEYAARYRAFVYITRGFLMFTLGCLFSVLFLGVPPDLLSWGILVNIAVAAILPVLMAIFSAFAPVFTFKQFYPVTVAASVLGVLALVTAFV from the coding sequence ATGGATCCATCATACTCAGCTGTAACGGTTTTGGGAACACTAATCCTGGGATTGCTTGTTAGCCTCTGGCTCCCTGGTATTGAAAGGAAATTTGTGCATGCAAGGATACAGCAGAGGATAGGGCCACCTCTCTCAAGCCCGGGTCTGATGGCAGCCCTCAAGTTCTTCTATAAGAAGACAGTCAGGCCATCCTCACCCCTTCCAGGGCTCTACAATTCACTTCCAATTATGGGGTTCATATCAGCCCTCCTCATACTGCTATTCCTAATACCACCAATGTACTCTCTGGGGGCCCTGGCAAGCCTTGTTGCCATCGTCGGATTCCTGAAGATAGAGGAGGTCATATATGTATTCATGGGTTCCCTCTCAAGGTCCGTAATGTCAATGGGGATGCCCTTCCCTGACCTTGCAAGGGGGGCGAAGCACCCTGACGTTAATAGGTACTTCCTTGAGGATCTGAGCTCCATGAGGGCCTTCCGTTTGATAGCCTCCGGTTCATTCCCCATCTACCTTGCAATCTTTGTGCCGGCTGTGTTGTCCGGGAGCATCTTCCTGAAGGACATCGTGGCCTATCAGGCGGTCCATGGACCCGTCATCTTTACCATGGCCGGTGTGATAGGGGCCGTTGTTTTCTTCATAGGATACATGATACTCCTCAACGAGTACCCCTTCGCAATCCTAAAGACAAAGGCTGATGTGATAGAGGGGCCATACATGGAGTACGCCGCACGGTACCGGGCCTTTGTCTACATAACCAGGGGATTCCTCATGTTCACCCTGGGATGCCTGTTCTCGGTCCTCTTCCTGGGAGTGCCACCTGACCTACTCAGCTGGGGCATACTGGTTAACATTGCAGTGGCAGCGATATTACCTGTTCTGATGGCCATATTCAGCGCCTTTGCACCGGTATTCACATTCAAGCAGTTCTACCCTGTAACGGTGGCGGCTTCAGTGCTCGGGGTCCTGGCACTGGTCACAGCATTCGTCTGA
- a CDS encoding monovalent cation/H+ antiporter complex subunit F, with the protein MMDILIIAEYTLLAALAVFSIAAVRIATRRSIGMGLVGISGLSIAIATILILINRMYGIGFCRDIAYALVLLGPVGTIAFARVLRG; encoded by the coding sequence ATGATGGATATACTGATAATCGCTGAGTACACTCTTCTCGCAGCCCTGGCAGTGTTCAGCATTGCGGCTGTGAGGATAGCAACACGCAGAAGCATAGGGATGGGTCTTGTGGGGATATCCGGGTTGAGCATAGCCATTGCAACCATACTCATACTCATAAACAGGATGTATGGCATCGGCTTCTGCCGTGACATAGCCTACGCCCTGGTACTTCTTGGGCCTGTCGGCACAATAGCATTTGCAAGGGTTCTGAGGGGTTGA
- a CDS encoding succinylglutamate desuccinylase/aspartoacylase family protein has product MFVSEDSVEVSLIHDGSGGDITRNPALKPYIREGYPLAIAEYSLKGTVMLSLGSGRPSVMVVAGVHGNEIPPQLAAMCLVESLAASDPTGTVHVIPIAAPWATMRNIRWCRGRDLNRSAGVPGSVTNAIFRRALELGVDALADFHSTAPGSKPGVEGVFCSEEPEPESVEIARYITSRTSSRVLCYGRASSSYMGALEDECNLAGIPSVTCEVVSENGTARKGSYERSLLQMRLFLEYMGILLEAP; this is encoded by the coding sequence ATGTTTGTAAGTGAGGATTCAGTTGAGGTTTCACTGATACATGATGGTTCGGGAGGGGATATTACCAGGAACCCTGCACTGAAGCCATACATACGTGAGGGGTATCCTCTGGCCATTGCAGAATATTCCCTGAAGGGGACTGTGATGCTTTCCCTGGGTTCTGGAAGACCATCGGTCATGGTAGTGGCGGGTGTCCATGGAAACGAGATACCCCCACAGTTAGCGGCCATGTGCCTTGTTGAGTCCCTTGCAGCATCTGATCCCACTGGAACGGTTCATGTTATACCCATCGCTGCCCCATGGGCCACCATGAGGAACATTCGCTGGTGCAGGGGCCGTGACCTTAACCGTTCAGCCGGTGTACCCGGGTCAGTTACAAATGCCATATTCAGGAGGGCACTTGAACTGGGGGTTGATGCCCTGGCGGACTTTCATTCAACTGCACCGGGAAGCAAACCAGGTGTTGAGGGTGTTTTCTGCTCAGAGGAACCTGAACCAGAAAGTGTTGAGATAGCACGCTACATAACCTCAAGGACATCATCCAGGGTCCTGTGCTATGGAAGGGCATCCTCCAGTTACATGGGCGCCCTGGAGGATGAATGCAACCTTGCAGGCATACCCTCTGTCACATGTGAGGTTGTGTCTGAGAACGGAACAGCCCGGAAGGGCAGTTATGAGAGGTCCCTCCTCCAGATGAGGCTATTCCTGGAGTACATGGGCATCCTTTTGGAGGCGCCTTAA
- a CDS encoding metal-dependent hydrolase, which yields MSSYRKHALLSIIMAIPVFPAVFPIALAFIGAMIPDMDHEVNSGSVSTIFLLGLVIFLVFYIMGLPYLAGIALMDLALIFYLSRHRGFTHSLIGAFILSACLTVFVLSSFFLLRSLGLDGRASIVVILTGLGFIILNRVLVLPFVLVTLLGVFLTDFPLMNLYTIMGPLLLGFISHDVLDSFTPSGVRFMRPISGRTFRRGFGVMVLVLWAILAVYSLSGLL from the coding sequence TTGTCCTCTTATAGGAAGCATGCTCTTCTTTCAATCATAATGGCCATTCCAGTATTCCCGGCGGTTTTCCCGATTGCCCTGGCGTTTATAGGGGCCATGATACCTGATATGGACCATGAGGTTAACTCTGGCAGTGTTTCGACCATATTCCTCCTTGGACTCGTGATATTCCTCGTGTTCTACATCATGGGGCTTCCATACCTTGCTGGAATAGCCCTGATGGACCTGGCCCTTATATTTTACCTTTCCAGGCACAGGGGCTTCACGCATTCTCTTATCGGTGCTTTTATACTTTCAGCATGTTTAACGGTTTTTGTACTGTCATCCTTCTTCCTTTTGAGGTCACTTGGTCTTGATGGGAGGGCATCCATTGTGGTTATCCTAACGGGCCTTGGATTCATAATTCTAAACAGGGTCCTGGTCCTGCCCTTTGTGCTGGTGACACTGCTGGGGGTTTTCCTCACGGATTTTCCTCTCATGAACTTGTATACAATAATGGGGCCCCTGCTTCTCGGCTTCATAAGTCATGATGTACTTGACTCCTTCACACCTTCAGGGGTTCGCTTCATGAGGCCCATATCCGGCAGGACATTCCGCAGGGGCTTCGGGGTCATGGTCCTTGTTCTATGGGCAATACTGGCGGTTTATTCTCTTTCAGGCCTTTTATGA
- a CDS encoding monovalent cation/H+ antiporter subunit E, translating to MFITRILYGIAYFLVLIYEILKATVDVAARTLNGNVKPVIVEIETELTRPVSQTILANSITLTPGTLSIDLDSENRILKVATIYPRKREDIVPFEPYIKGMLE from the coding sequence ATGTTTATCACGAGGATTCTGTACGGCATCGCCTACTTCCTGGTCCTTATATATGAAATACTCAAGGCAACAGTTGATGTGGCAGCGAGAACCCTGAATGGAAACGTAAAGCCTGTAATAGTTGAGATAGAGACAGAGCTCACAAGGCCGGTGTCCCAGACAATACTTGCAAACAGCATAACACTTACACCTGGAACCCTTTCAATCGACCTGGATTCTGAAAACAGAATCCTGAAGGTTGCAACCATCTATCCAAGGAAAAGGGAGGACATAGTACCATTTGAGCCCTACATAAAGGGGATGCTCGAATAG
- a CDS encoding nickel-dependent hydrogenase large subunit, translated as MDGKQEIIETEIAMGPVHSAAIEPYRVRLFVEDEIVRDAEITVGVNHRGIERIMEGLPVEKANSLTEKVCGICSGVHLWNSVLVAEKGLGVEIPERASYIRIIVGELERIHSHLLYLAHGNEVLGHETFSMRLFYIRETVMELLRLIGGNRVQYGVPIIGGIRPRADLDEMKIQRIGEGIDLIEEKLEAFAERFTSDPMIMSRITGVCPISRKDALRLHVTGPTLRATGVDLDVRREMPCYDPFEFEVITQDGGDVRANLLMRVLEIFESVKIIRQALRDLPEGKVVDRSWEMQDTGIVKSYVEAPRGRLYHSYAIEDGRVRGSIIRTPSMSNIGAMQYACIGHHITDAQLGIVQCDPCFTCTDRAIEIVDMSDNPRR; from the coding sequence ATGGATGGAAAACAGGAGATAATAGAGACAGAAATAGCAATGGGGCCCGTGCATTCAGCAGCCATAGAGCCCTACCGTGTAAGGCTCTTCGTTGAGGACGAGATAGTGAGGGACGCTGAGATAACTGTTGGCGTGAACCACAGGGGGATTGAGAGGATAATGGAGGGTCTCCCGGTTGAAAAGGCCAACAGCCTCACCGAGAAGGTCTGCGGTATCTGTTCAGGCGTCCACCTCTGGAACTCGGTCTTGGTCGCTGAGAAGGGCCTCGGCGTGGAGATACCTGAGAGGGCATCCTACATAAGGATCATCGTCGGTGAACTTGAAAGGATCCACAGCCACCTCCTATACCTGGCCCATGGAAACGAGGTCCTGGGCCATGAAACCTTCTCCATGAGACTATTCTACATAAGGGAGACGGTAATGGAGCTTCTAAGGCTCATAGGGGGTAACAGGGTACAGTACGGCGTCCCGATAATAGGAGGGATAAGGCCCAGGGCAGACCTTGATGAGATGAAGATACAGAGGATAGGGGAGGGCATTGATCTCATCGAGGAGAAGTTGGAGGCCTTCGCAGAGAGGTTCACCTCCGACCCCATGATAATGTCCCGTATAACAGGGGTATGCCCCATAAGCAGAAAGGATGCACTGAGGTTACATGTCACAGGACCAACTCTGAGGGCAACCGGTGTGGACCTTGACGTGAGGCGTGAGATGCCATGCTACGACCCCTTCGAATTTGAGGTTATAACACAGGATGGTGGTGATGTAAGGGCAAACCTCCTCATGCGTGTACTTGAAATATTTGAATCAGTGAAGATCATAAGACAGGCCCTCAGGGATTTACCAGAGGGTAAGGTCGTTGACAGGAGCTGGGAGATGCAGGACACAGGCATCGTCAAGAGCTACGTGGAGGCGCCCCGTGGCAGACTCTACCACTCCTATGCAATAGAGGATGGAAGGGTCAGGGGTTCGATTATAAGGACTCCATCCATGTCAAACATAGGGGCAATGCAGTATGCATGTATAGGTCACCACATCACAGACGCCCAGCTGGGCATAGTCCAGTGTGACCCCTGCTTCACATGTACAGACAGGGCCATAGAGATTGTAGATATGTCTGATAATCCTCGCAGGTGA
- a CDS encoding MnhB domain-containing protein, translated as MSTILKIFAFPAAIFIMCLGILTVLGGHITPGGGFQGGAMVAAGFIFCAVVYGIERSPFQFSHEFMSAMESIGALGYVGLGLCGLLFSGFFLYNLGVDLYGVSQAVSGFFNYPDPTNAGIIPYLNILVGLKVMVGLSAIVITFMEFRGEEVTE; from the coding sequence ATGAGTACCATACTTAAAATATTCGCATTCCCTGCAGCCATATTCATAATGTGTCTCGGGATCCTCACAGTACTTGGAGGACACATAACGCCCGGTGGAGGATTTCAGGGCGGTGCCATGGTTGCAGCAGGGTTCATATTCTGTGCAGTGGTCTATGGGATTGAAAGGAGCCCCTTCCAGTTTTCCCATGAATTCATGTCTGCAATGGAGAGCATAGGCGCCCTTGGATACGTTGGTCTTGGACTCTGCGGCCTCTTATTCTCAGGATTCTTCCTCTACAACCTGGGAGTTGACCTTTATGGAGTATCTCAGGCCGTCAGCGGATTCTTCAACTATCCTGACCCCACAAATGCAGGTATAATACCCTACCTTAACATCCTGGTTGGCCTGAAGGTCATGGTGGGTCTCAGTGCAATTGTCATAACCTTCATGGAGTTCAGGGGTGAAGAGGTCACTGAATAG
- a CDS encoding cation:proton antiporter subunit C: MISLQLASLLTAGSLMVIGAVAVIFIDNLIKKVIALSFIGDGVNLFLVTLGYKPGGIVYIYLPGMSGSWFAQNAAYPLPFALVLTSIVIGASTLAVMLGIIIVLYHKHGTISASKVLEE, translated from the coding sequence ATGATATCCCTACAGCTTGCATCACTTCTGACGGCAGGAAGCCTCATGGTCATAGGTGCCGTTGCGGTAATCTTCATAGACAACCTCATAAAGAAGGTTATAGCCCTCTCCTTCATAGGCGACGGTGTTAACCTCTTCCTTGTGACCCTCGGATATAAACCAGGGGGTATAGTCTACATATACCTTCCAGGGATGTCGGGGTCATGGTTTGCCCAGAACGCAGCCTACCCCCTCCCCTTTGCGCTGGTGCTCACCAGCATCGTCATAGGGGCCAGCACCCTGGCTGTCATGCTCGGAATAATAATTGTACTCTACCATAAACACGGCACCATCAGTGCATCGAAGGTGCTTGAAGAGTGA
- the ehbF gene encoding energy conserving hydrogenase EhbF: MNPLIPVMVVLPILCALLLNLLHGRDRTVKALAVAVAVLLPVIPLLAGYGVHYFGGYAPLSENSTIAAGLPGSIKSSYLYSFHPAITYVFGSAQRIFLVILSVVTFLAVLTSLNEVRRPSGVYAFLMFMGTAAVTAIVLTDDIFNLYVFFEIAALAQVGVVLCSGVERNYETALKYMMIGGVAAPMLLLGVAILLALTGNVNISDIVYSMRSGLVNPGSPLFLLASALLIFGWLYGTGLPPFHTIKSAIYSKALPHGSALLQAFSVFTFTALAIVILRMFYHVPLVRWVMVFFSLAGMVLGISMALMQTDLRRMIGFLAVGELGYIGIGFGLGTAASISAGLFQAVNEALITACIFLGFGTIFYMTGKTDPEDIGGLMAYKPGLAGLVMLSGFIMAGVPPFNVFQSKLRLIQAAIQAGVPELGILMILLSIVTFMTFMRAFYSVYLKPEPRGMELESRSVPRSTVFSMVVLIIICTVLGIAPWLATSHFTALIQGLII, translated from the coding sequence ATGAATCCACTCATACCGGTCATGGTGGTTTTACCGATTCTATGCGCACTCCTCCTGAACCTCCTGCATGGAAGGGACAGGACCGTAAAGGCGCTGGCAGTTGCTGTCGCGGTCCTTCTTCCAGTAATACCCCTACTTGCAGGATACGGTGTCCACTACTTTGGAGGATACGCGCCCCTATCTGAGAATTCAACAATCGCAGCCGGTCTGCCGGGCTCAATAAAATCGTCCTATCTATACTCATTCCACCCGGCGATAACCTACGTATTTGGAAGTGCCCAGAGGATATTTCTCGTGATACTCTCAGTGGTGACATTCCTGGCGGTTCTAACTTCACTCAATGAGGTCAGAAGGCCATCAGGTGTCTATGCATTCCTCATGTTCATGGGGACCGCCGCTGTCACAGCAATAGTCCTCACGGATGACATATTCAACCTTTATGTCTTCTTTGAGATAGCGGCCCTGGCACAGGTGGGTGTGGTCCTCTGTTCGGGTGTGGAGCGTAATTATGAAACAGCCCTCAAGTACATGATGATAGGAGGGGTTGCGGCGCCCATGCTCCTTCTGGGCGTGGCCATCCTCCTGGCTCTGACAGGTAACGTGAACATATCTGATATCGTGTACTCAATGAGGAGCGGCCTTGTTAACCCGGGAAGTCCACTCTTCCTCCTGGCATCAGCACTGCTCATCTTCGGGTGGCTCTACGGGACAGGATTGCCACCATTCCACACAATAAAATCTGCCATCTACAGCAAGGCCCTACCCCATGGATCAGCACTCCTCCAGGCCTTCTCTGTATTCACATTCACGGCCCTGGCCATCGTGATACTCAGGATGTTCTACCATGTCCCCCTCGTCAGGTGGGTGATGGTGTTCTTCTCCCTGGCAGGGATGGTCCTGGGTATAAGCATGGCACTCATGCAGACTGATCTGAGGAGGATGATCGGGTTCCTTGCAGTCGGGGAACTGGGGTACATAGGGATAGGCTTTGGTCTTGGAACAGCCGCCAGCATATCAGCTGGACTATTCCAGGCAGTTAACGAGGCCCTGATAACGGCATGCATCTTCCTGGGCTTTGGAACCATATTCTACATGACTGGTAAAACAGACCCCGAGGATATTGGTGGCCTAATGGCATACAAACCTGGCCTCGCAGGCCTTGTGATGCTTTCAGGGTTCATAATGGCGGGGGTGCCACCCTTCAATGTATTCCAGAGCAAACTCCGCCTGATCCAGGCAGCGATTCAGGCAGGGGTCCCTGAACTTGGCATCCTCATGATACTACTCAGCATAGTAACCTTCATGACCTTCATGAGGGCCTTCTATTCGGTTTACCTCAAACCGGAGCCCAGGGGAATGGAACTTGAATCCAGGTCCGTGCCCAGGTCAACGGTCTTCTCAATGGTGGTGCTCATCATAATCTGCACCGTCCTTGGAATCGCACCATGGCTTGCAACCTCACACTTCACGGCACTCATACAGGGTCTTATAATATGA